Proteins from a genomic interval of Cognatishimia sp. WU-CL00825:
- a CDS encoding nucleoside hydrolase: protein MSGTPRKIIIDTDPGQDDAAAIFLALASPQDLTVLGITTVAGNVPLDLTQKNARIVCEWAGWPDTKVFAGCEAPMTRKLVTAEHVHGKTGLDGPAQLPEPKMPLQTQHAVDFIIQTLREEPDQSVTLCTLGPLTNIGTAFKQAPDIVSRVREIVMMGGAYFEVGNITPAAEFNIYVDPQAADIVFRSGRPLTVMPLDVTHKALTTKARIQAMRDTATTAGIAMADMTAFFERFDVDKYGSQGAPLHDPCVIAYLLQPDLFSGRHVNVMIETSSDLTLGMTVADWWGVTDRKPNAQFMDQIDADRFFALLTERLARL, encoded by the coding sequence ATGTCCGGCACCCCACGCAAAATAATCATCGACACAGACCCCGGCCAAGACGACGCGGCGGCAATCTTTCTGGCCTTGGCCAGCCCCCAAGATCTGACGGTTCTGGGCATCACCACAGTTGCGGGCAATGTGCCGCTAGATCTCACCCAGAAAAACGCCCGTATTGTCTGTGAATGGGCCGGTTGGCCTGACACCAAAGTCTTTGCGGGCTGTGAGGCTCCAATGACGCGCAAGCTTGTCACCGCCGAACATGTGCATGGCAAAACCGGTCTGGATGGTCCCGCCCAGCTGCCTGAACCAAAAATGCCGCTGCAAACCCAGCACGCCGTTGATTTCATTATCCAAACCCTGCGCGAAGAACCGGATCAAAGCGTCACCCTTTGCACGCTTGGGCCGCTGACAAACATCGGCACCGCCTTTAAACAGGCCCCCGATATCGTCAGCCGTGTGCGCGAAATCGTCATGATGGGCGGTGCGTATTTTGAGGTTGGCAACATCACCCCGGCAGCAGAGTTCAATATCTACGTTGACCCTCAGGCCGCCGATATCGTGTTTCGCTCGGGTCGCCCCCTGACCGTCATGCCGTTGGATGTCACCCATAAGGCACTAACAACCAAAGCCCGCATTCAGGCGATGCGCGACACTGCCACGACCGCGGGGATCGCCATGGCAGACATGACCGCATTTTTTGAACGGTTTGACGTGGATAAATACGGCTCTCAAGGTGCCCCCTTGCATGACCCCTGCGTCATCGCCTATTTGCTGCAACCCGACCTGTTTTCTGGCCGCCATGTGAACGTGATGATCGAAACCTCTTCTGATCTGACCCTTGGCATGACAGTCGCAGACTGGTGGGGCGTCACCGACCGTAAACCTAATGCACAATTCATGGATCAGATTGACGCTGATCGCTTCTTTGCGCTTTTGACCGAAAGACTGGCCCGCCTATGA
- a CDS encoding GNAT family N-acetyltransferase, translated as MSTALHLAKPADLPKLMPLVTAFHRELDLSTEETALERAIIPLLNGSPYGAVYLMGPARAPIGYVTLTFGWSIEFGGMDCFIDEIFVRPGVRGRGMALDALVSLRNMLKSADVQAIHLEVERDNKDVQRLYGRAHFKLRDRFSLMSLKL; from the coding sequence ATGAGCACCGCCCTGCATCTGGCAAAACCAGCTGATCTGCCCAAGCTCATGCCGCTTGTGACAGCCTTTCACCGCGAGTTGGATTTGAGCACTGAAGAGACCGCATTGGAACGCGCCATCATTCCGCTGCTTAATGGCTCGCCCTATGGCGCGGTCTATCTCATGGGACCGGCCCGCGCACCGATTGGCTATGTGACGCTGACGTTTGGCTGGTCGATCGAATTTGGCGGTATGGATTGCTTTATTGACGAAATCTTTGTGCGCCCTGGCGTGCGCGGGCGCGGCATGGCGCTTGATGCTTTGGTGTCGCTGCGTAACATGCTGAAATCGGCTGACGTTCAGGCCATCCACCTCGAGGTCGAACGCGACAATAAAGATGTGCAACGGCTTTATGGTCGGGCCCATTTCAAACTGCGGGACCGCTTTTCACTGATGAGCCTCAAGCTCTGA
- a CDS encoding protein adenylyltransferase SelO: MTLSIPFDNAYARLPAQLFSLQMPTPVSAPRLIAFNHNLAAQLGITGYDDSEELAQVFAGNETPARAKPLAQLYAGHQFGHWNPQLGDGRAVLLGDLNTDQGRFDIQLKGSGPTPYSRNGDGRAWLGPVLREYLLSEAMHALGIPTTRALAAVETGQPVQREKVLPGAVITRVAASHIRVGTFQVLAARQDIEGLRALFEHAVDRHYPTATTPLDFLKAVIAAQASLVAKWLSVGFIHGVMNTDNCAISGETIDYGPCAFMDNFHQMTVFSSIDRKGRYAYGNQPDIIVWNMAQLATSLVPLMPDADQAVTDFTAAIHAMPELIRHNWRRAFGAKLGLANPTEKDDALINGLLHMMSEQSADFTNTFRALSHGSARDQFTDQAAYISWHETWENRLNTMDNPENLMRMSNPYLIPRNHQVEAVIQAGVNADFAPFHRLHAALAAPFQGTADTSDLTAPPAENERVLATFCGT, encoded by the coding sequence ATGACCCTATCCATTCCCTTTGATAACGCCTATGCGCGCCTGCCGGCACAGCTGTTTTCCTTGCAGATGCCGACACCCGTCAGCGCCCCGCGTCTGATTGCCTTTAACCACAATCTTGCGGCGCAGTTGGGCATCACCGGCTACGACGACAGTGAAGAACTCGCGCAGGTCTTTGCTGGCAACGAGACCCCAGCCAGGGCCAAACCCTTGGCCCAGCTATACGCAGGACACCAGTTTGGGCATTGGAACCCGCAATTGGGCGACGGGCGCGCAGTTCTTCTGGGCGATCTCAACACCGATCAAGGGCGGTTTGATATCCAGCTCAAAGGCTCTGGTCCAACCCCTTACAGCCGCAACGGCGATGGCCGTGCTTGGCTTGGTCCGGTGTTGCGCGAATATTTACTGTCAGAAGCCATGCACGCGCTTGGCATTCCGACCACACGCGCCTTGGCTGCTGTTGAAACCGGCCAACCCGTGCAGCGTGAAAAAGTGCTGCCTGGCGCGGTGATCACCCGCGTTGCTGCAAGCCATATCCGCGTGGGCACGTTTCAGGTGCTTGCGGCCCGTCAGGACATAGAAGGCCTGCGCGCACTGTTTGAACATGCCGTAGATCGCCATTACCCAACAGCCACCACACCGCTGGACTTTCTGAAAGCGGTGATCGCCGCGCAGGCCAGCCTCGTTGCCAAATGGCTGTCTGTGGGCTTTATCCACGGGGTCATGAACACCGACAATTGCGCCATTTCAGGTGAAACCATCGACTATGGCCCCTGCGCCTTTATGGATAATTTCCATCAAATGACGGTGTTTTCCTCGATAGATCGCAAGGGCCGCTATGCCTATGGCAACCAGCCTGACATCATCGTTTGGAACATGGCGCAACTAGCGACATCATTGGTGCCATTGATGCCGGACGCCGATCAGGCTGTTACAGATTTCACCGCGGCCATTCACGCCATGCCAGAGCTTATTCGTCATAATTGGCGCCGCGCGTTTGGGGCCAAACTTGGTCTGGCAAATCCCACAGAAAAAGACGACGCGCTGATCAATGGCTTACTGCACATGATGTCAGAACAAAGCGCCGATTTCACCAACACGTTCCGGGCCTTGTCACATGGCAGCGCGCGCGATCAATTCACCGATCAAGCGGCGTATATATCCTGGCACGAAACTTGGGAAAACCGATTGAATACAATGGATAACCCTGAAAACCTCATGCGGATGTCAAACCCATATCTGATCCCGCGCAACCACCAGGTCGAAGCGGTGATCCAAGCGGGCGTCAACGCAGATTTTGCCCCCTTCCACCGGTTACACGCAGCCTTGGCCGCACCGTTTCAAGGCACGGCGGACACAAGCGACCTTACAGCGCCACCTGCCGAAAACGAGCGGGTTTTGGCCACGTTCTGCGGCACTTAA
- a CDS encoding sodium:proton antiporter: MNILQITSLLIVLAGAFGAINYLFLKLPSAIGILVVALLASFGVLGVDLLLPDLGIATTARGLITSIDFSDALLEGMLGLLLFAGALHVKLADLKQQWKVVFLMATLGVALSTCVVGVGFSWLTGMPLLIALVFGALISPTDPVAVLGVLREANLRKTLETKIAGESLFNDGVGYVVFLVLVGIAFPSDDHHGSGLTAALTLFVQEALGGALLGIVLGWLTFRVMRRIDDYSLEVLLTLGLAFGGYELAVYLHVSAPIMAVCAGLLIGDIGTKHGMTAQTRQYVDAFWKLIDEILNAVLFLMIGFEVFAIAFQTDFLVAGVASIALALVARLTAVAVPVLLLRPFREFSQGVIPIMTWGGLKGGISVALALSLPDSEWKPLILTATYVVVIFSIVVQGLTVAPLANKVGREPDLM, encoded by the coding sequence ATGAATATTTTGCAAATTACCTCATTGCTGATTGTGCTCGCCGGCGCATTTGGTGCCATCAATTACCTGTTTTTAAAACTGCCCTCTGCTATCGGAATCCTAGTGGTGGCTCTTTTGGCCAGTTTTGGCGTTCTGGGGGTGGATCTTTTGCTGCCCGATCTTGGCATTGCCACAACAGCGCGCGGGCTGATCACAAGCATCGACTTTTCTGATGCGCTGCTCGAAGGCATGCTCGGTCTGTTGCTTTTTGCGGGCGCGCTGCATGTCAAACTCGCAGATCTCAAACAACAATGGAAAGTGGTTTTCCTGATGGCCACGCTGGGTGTGGCCCTGTCGACCTGCGTGGTGGGGGTTGGCTTTAGCTGGCTCACCGGCATGCCGCTGTTGATCGCTTTGGTGTTTGGCGCATTGATTTCACCCACCGACCCCGTGGCCGTGCTAGGTGTTCTGCGCGAAGCAAACCTGCGCAAAACCCTTGAAACCAAAATCGCCGGGGAATCGCTGTTTAACGATGGCGTCGGCTATGTGGTTTTTCTGGTTCTGGTAGGCATTGCCTTTCCCAGTGATGATCACCATGGGTCTGGCCTGACCGCCGCGCTCACCCTCTTTGTGCAAGAGGCCCTTGGCGGCGCACTTTTGGGTATTGTTTTGGGCTGGCTGACATTCCGCGTCATGCGCCGCATAGATGATTACAGCCTCGAAGTTCTGCTGACCCTTGGCCTGGCCTTTGGCGGCTACGAGCTTGCGGTTTATCTGCATGTCTCTGCCCCGATCATGGCGGTTTGTGCGGGGTTGTTGATTGGCGACATTGGCACCAAACACGGTATGACAGCGCAAACCCGCCAATATGTCGACGCCTTTTGGAAACTGATCGACGAAATCCTCAATGCGGTTTTGTTCCTGATGATTGGTTTCGAGGTCTTTGCCATCGCCTTTCAGACAGATTTTCTGGTGGCCGGAGTCGCCTCGATCGCATTAGCGCTTGTTGCCCGTCTGACCGCCGTCGCAGTCCCGGTGCTTTTGTTGCGGCCGTTTCGTGAGTTCAGCCAAGGCGTGATCCCGATCATGACCTGGGGCGGCCTCAAGGGCGGCATCTCGGTGGCTTTGGCGCTGTCGCTGCCAGACAGCGAATGGAAACCGCTGATCCTGACCGCGACCTATGTGGTGGTGATCTTCTCGATTGTGGTTCAGGGTTTGACAGTGGCGCCACTGGCCAACAAAGTGGGCCGTGAACCCGACCTGATGTAA
- a CDS encoding PhzF family phenazine biosynthesis protein, with translation MTDFFVYDVFSAKAFGGNQLAIVPDATALPEDDLQRIAREFNYSESTFVFPPAIPGHRAKVRIFTPTMEIPFAGHPVIGTAVALADIGPAGDMILELGVGPLACHAAQGQARFTTEVPLTIIAEPTLDEVSAALGLKSSDIKTDIQPPILASVGLPFTITELHSRAALANIQLDVAKFRAGAQKYPNSLDFAQFSYVKNGDTVHARMFAPLDNIYEDPATGSACAALGALLQHLGKTDLHLTIHQGEDMGRHSIIDLKTNGPAITISGAAKRVMQGQLVY, from the coding sequence ATGACTGATTTCTTTGTGTATGATGTGTTTTCCGCCAAAGCATTTGGTGGCAACCAACTGGCGATTGTCCCCGATGCAACAGCCTTGCCCGAAGACGACCTGCAACGCATCGCTCGCGAATTCAATTATTCAGAAAGCACCTTTGTCTTTCCGCCTGCAATCCCCGGACATCGCGCCAAAGTGCGCATCTTTACCCCGACAATGGAAATCCCCTTTGCGGGCCATCCGGTGATCGGCACTGCTGTGGCGCTGGCCGATATCGGCCCAGCCGGTGATATGATACTGGAATTGGGAGTTGGTCCTCTGGCCTGCCATGCCGCCCAGGGACAGGCGCGTTTCACCACAGAAGTGCCGCTGACGATCATCGCAGAGCCAACGCTTGACGAGGTCTCAGCGGCTTTGGGGCTTAAATCGTCTGACATCAAAACCGATATTCAGCCGCCTATCCTGGCCTCAGTGGGCCTGCCATTTACCATCACTGAACTGCACAGCCGGGCCGCTCTGGCCAATATTCAGCTTGATGTGGCCAAATTTCGCGCCGGGGCGCAAAAATACCCCAACAGTCTAGATTTTGCACAGTTTTCCTATGTCAAAAACGGCGACACGGTTCATGCCCGTATGTTCGCCCCTCTGGATAACATCTACGAAGATCCCGCCACCGGATCAGCCTGCGCGGCCCTTGGCGCGCTTTTACAACATCTGGGCAAAACCGATCTTCACCTGACCATTCATCAGGGCGAGGACATGGGGCGGCACAGCATCATTGATCTCAAAACAAACGGCCCCGCGATAACCATATCGGGGGCCGCTAAACGCGTCATGCAAGGGCAATTGGTTTATTGA